The following coding sequences lie in one Cannabis sativa cultivar Pink pepper isolate KNU-18-1 chromosome 5, ASM2916894v1, whole genome shotgun sequence genomic window:
- the LOC115717376 gene encoding COP1-interactive protein 1: MGRKRRVKDSIKSLFGNHIQEEKDDMEGTKLEMDDKMSQILELIKDEEHAADNGSNTEAKTKKEPLQLLVKDFHKQYQSLYARYDNLTGELRKKIHGKKEKDNSSSSSSSDSDSDHTSSKEKGSKNGRLESELHEIIDGVKQELEASQLQVAELKKKLAATTEEKEALNSEYVKALSNIQEAEKIVVELKSEAEELKGERTQLLTDNRELKQQLEASRQLEADLSKKLEESENEKNSLIKEKESSIRMIQEGEQVAAELRSSADQLNSEKSALVLELEAIKEEFLNVKQQLQSTEQQVSDLNNTLKDREEENRSLTLKISEFSDEIQVSQNKVKELLAEAILLKETLSEREREYSTLSELHETYGSKTSVQIEEFETQVTSLKLELDSLQGQRKDLEDQIESKEAESKQLREDNVTLQAQITELSKESQQAQDTIKELLAESSQLKENFGVKEREYSSLSETHETHRNETSTRIKEFDDRVAALELELQSIKGEKTELEVQIGSKEKEASKLAEENVGLQAQISELSNEVQQAQDTIKEILTESGQLKEVFSVKEREYLTLSETHETHRNETSTRIQEFEAQVAELERELKSVEGQKRELEVQIESKGNEASKLAEDNVGLQAQISELSNEVQQGQNTIKELLAESSQLKEVFGVKEREYSTLSETHETHRNETSSRITELEAQVADLEQEQQSIVGQKTELEVQIESKENEAGKLAADNARLQAQISELSNEVQQGQNTIKELLAESSQLKEVFVVKEREYSTLSETHETHRNETSSRITELEAQVADLEQELQSIVGQKRELEVQIESKANEASKLAEDNASLQAQISEFSNEVQQGQDTIKELLAESSQLKEVFGVKEREYSTLSETHETHRNETSSRIIELEAQVADLERELQSIVGKKGELEVQIESKENEASNLAAENTRLQAQISELSNEVQQGQDTIKELLAESGQLKEVFSVKEREYSSLSETHETHRNETSSKLKELEAQVTAMELELQSIKNQKRELEVQIESKEAEASKLVEDNVGLQAQISGLSIEVQQAQDTIKELLAESSQLKEVFSVKEREHSTLSETHETHRNETSTRIQELEAKVSGLELELQSKETDATQLREENVVLQAQISALSSEIQQAQDKIKELEAESSQLKEECGVKEREYSTLSETHDTHRNETLARIKELEAQVTGLELELQNKETDATQLREENVALQAQITGLSNEIQQAQEKIKEVVAESSQLKEECGVKQREYLTLSETHDTHRNETLNRIKELEAQVAGLVIELESVKSQKSDADMQIESKETEAKQLREDNEKQQVQISEISNEIQQAQERIEVLSVEKNQLEEKLGEKEREYSSLSEKHELHGNEKSAQIKELEAQVTRLELELETVRGENRDLEVKIESKEAEATQLRDGNMELQSQISKLESMSNEREDELLTLTKKLEDNNNESTSRTADLTTQINNLLTDMDSLRAHKVELEQQILCKGDEASIQVTGLLDQVNSLQKELESLHRQKSDLASELESKTQEISEFLIQIQNLKEEITSKSLDQQRILEEKEGLIAESQNLEVKIESVRKQNDEIEEQVRSKIHENGELREQLVGLKDRISELETTLAEKENEASAQITALTAQISDLQKELDSVQAHKQELSERLTEMENHKLELSSSIAEHQRMLKEREESHNNLKEEHTQVHGWFHDCKAKLEVAERKIETMAEEFSQKFESKDERVVDMEMMIEDLRGELEVKEDEHRTLQDNIRNIEVKLRLSNQKLRITEQLLTEKEESFRNAEKKYLEEKKELEERVSTLSKAITAHQTMIKEISEKANNTMIGLQTVIHKFEEEYKTHLESISVVSYDVDLAKNWIRETNEEKEKLKKEVNYLSRQLQESKRQELELSNKVEKLEVIKIKGEREKENLVSKVGELEKMMEEKNKGIMGLGEEKREAIRQLCVWIDYHRSRYDYLKEAMSKTTTLRGQRAA; the protein is encoded by the exons ATGGGAAGAAAACGACGTGTGAAGGATTCTATCAAATCCTTATTTGGAAATCATATTCAAGAAGAAAAAGATGACATGGAAGGAACTAAATTGG AAATGGATGATAAGATGAGTCAAATCTTAGAGCTTATCAAAGATGAAGAACATGCTGCGGATAATGGCAGTAATACTGAAGCAAAAACCAAAAAAGAACCACTTCAACTACTTGTCAAGGATTTCCATAAGCAGTACCAATCACTATATGCACGTTATGATAATTTGACTGGAGAGCTGAGGAAAAAAATTCATGGCAAAAAAGAAAAGGAcaactcttcttcttcatctagCTCAGATTCTGACTCTGATCATACTTCATCAAAAGAAAAAGGCAGCAAAAACGGACGATTGGAAAGTGAACTACATGAAATAATTGATGGTGTTAAGCAAGAACTTGAAGCATCACAATTACAAGTTGCTGAATTAAAGAAGAAATTGGCTGCTACAACCGAAGAAAAGGAAGCTTTGAATTCAGAGTACGTGAAAGCTTTGAGCAACATACAAGAAGCTGAGAAAATAGTTGTGGAGTTAAAGAGTGAAGCTGAGGAGCTAAAGGGTGAAAGAACACAGCTTCTTACTGATAACAGAGAACTAAAGCAACAGCTTGAAGCTTCCCGTCAGTTAGAAGCTGATCTCAGTAAAAAGCTAGAAGAGTCAGAGAATGAGAAAAACAGCTTGATCAAggagaaagaatcttcaatcaGAATGATTCAAGAGGGGGAACAGGTCGCAGCAGAATTAAGATCTTCGGCTGATCAGCTAAACAGCGAGAAATCAGCACTTGTGTTAGAACTGGAAGCTATTAAAGAGGAATTTCTCAATGTTAAACAGCAATTGCAATCGACGGAACAGCAAGTCTCTGATTTAAACAACACTCTGAAAGATAGAGAGGAAGAGAACAGATCTTTAACTTTGAAAATATCAGAGTTTTCGGATGAGATTCAAGTGTCACAGAACAAAGTGAAAGAACTTTTGGCTGAAGCGATTCTGCTAAAGGAGACATTAAGTGAGAGGGAAAGGGAATACTCGACTCTCTCTGAGTTACATGAGACGTATGGGAGCAAAACATCAGTTCAAATTGAAGAATTTGAGACACAAGTGACATCCCTCAAACTTGAACTGGATTCGTTGCAGGGTCAGAGAAAAGATCTGGAAGATCAGATTGAAAGTAAAGAAGCTGAATCGAAACAACTGAGAGAGGACAATGTAACACTACAAGCTCAAATCACAGAACTTTCAAAAGAGAGTCAGCAGGCCCAGGATACTATTAAAGAGCTACTGGCAGAATCTAGTCAGTTAAAGGAGAATTTTGGCGTGAAGGAAAGGGAATATTCATCTCTGTCTGAGACACACGAGACACATCGAAATGAGACGTCAACTCGAATAAAGGAGTTTGATGATCGAGTGGCAGCCTTGGAACTGGAGCTGCAGTCCATTAAAGGGGAAAAAACAGAGCTGGAAGTTCAGATTGGGAGTAAAGAAAAGGAAGCTAGCAAACTGGCAGAGGAAAATGTAGGGCTCCAAGCTCAAATCTCGGAACTTTCAAACGAGGTTCAGCAGGCTCAGGACACAATAAAAGAAATACTGACAGAATCTGGTCAGTTAAAAGAGGTATTTAGTGTTAAGGAAAGGGAATACTTAACTCTGTCCGAGACACATGAGACACATCGGAATGAAACATCAACTCGAATACAAGAATTTGAGGCTCAAGTGGCAGAGCTGGAGCGTGAGCTGAAGTCCGTTGAAGGTCAAAAAAGAGAGCTGGAAGTGCAGATTGAGAGCAAAGGAAACGAAGCTAGCAAACTGGCAGAGGACAATGTAGGACTCCAAGCACAAATCTCAGAACTTTCAAATGAGGTTCAACAGGGTCAGAACACAATAAAAGAGCTACTGGCAGAATCTAGTCAGTTAAAGGAGGTGTTTGGTGTTAAGGAAAGGGAATATTCTACTCTCTCTGAGACCCACGAGACACATCGAAATGAAACATCAAGTCGAATAACAGAACTCGAGGCTCAAGTGGCAGACCTGGAACAGGAGCAGCAGTCCATTGTAGGCCAAAAAACAGAGCTGGAAGTGCAGATTGAGAGCAAGGAAAATGAAGCTGGCAAACTGGCAGCAGACAATGCAAGACTCCAAGCTCAAATCTCAGAACTTTCAAATGAGGTTCAGCAGGGTCAGAACACAATAAAAGAGCTATTGGCAGAATCTAGTCAGTTAAAGGAGGTGTTTGTTGTTAAGGAAAGGGAATATTCTACTCTCTCTGAGACGCATGAGACACATCGAAATGAAACATCAAGTCGAATAACAGAACTTGAGGCTCAAGTGGCAGACCTGGAACAAGAGCTGCAGTCCATTGTAGGTCAAAAGAGAGAGCTGGAAGTGCAGATTGAGAGCAAAGCAAATGAAGCTAGCAAACTGGCAGAGGACAATGCAAGCCTCCAAGCTCAAATCTCAGAATTTTCAAATGAGGTTCAGCAGGGTCAGGACACAATAAAAGAGCTACTGGCAGAATCTAGTCAGTTGAAGGAGGTGTTTGGTGTTAAAGAAAGGGAGTATTCCACTCTCTCTGAGACACATGAGACACATCGAAATGAAACATCTAGTCGAATAATAGAACTTGAGGCTCAAGTGGCAGACCTGGAACGGGAGCTGCAGTCCATTGTAGGTAAAAAGGGAGAGCTGGAAGTGCAGATTGAGAGCAAGGAAAATGAAGCTAGCAATCTGGCTGCAGAAAATACAAGACTCCAAGCCCAAATCTCAGAACTTTCAAATGAGGTTCAGCAGGGTCAGGACACAATAAAAGAGCTATTGGCAGAGTCTGGTCAGTTAAAGGAGGTATTTAGTGTTAAGGAAAGGGAATACTCATCTCTCTCTGAAACACATGAGACACATCGAAATGAAACATCATCCAAGCTAAAGGAACTTGAGGCTCAAGTGACAGCCATGGAACTGGAGCTGCAGTCCATTAAAAATCAAAAGAGAGAGCTGGAAGTGCAGATTGAAAGCAAAGAAGCAGAAGCTAGCAAACTGGTTGAGGACAATGTAGGACTCCAAGCCCAAATCTCAGGACTTTCAATTGAGGTTCAGCAGGCTCAGGACACAATAAAAGAGCTATTGGCGGAATCTAGTCAGTTGAAAGAGGTATTTAGTGTGAAGGAAAGGGAACATTCAACTCTCTCTGAGACGCATGAGACACATCGGAATGAAACATCAACTCGTATACAGGAACTAGAGGCAAAAGTCTCAGGCCTGGAACTAGAGCTGCAGAGTAAAGAAACTGATGCAACACAACTGAGAGAGGAAAATGTAGTGCTACAAGCCCAAATTTCAGCACTTTCAAGTGAGATCCAACAAGCTCAGGACAAAATAAAAGAACTAGAGGCAGAATCTAGTCAGCTGAAGGAGGAATGTGGTGTGAAGGAAAGGGAATACTCAACTCTTTCAGAGACTCATGACACGCATCGGAATGAAACATTGGCTCGAATTAAGGAACTAGAGGCACAAGTGACAGGCCTGGAACTGGAGCTGCAGAATAAAGAGACTGATGCAACACAACTGAGAGAAGAAAATGTAGCATTACAAGCTCAGATTACAGGACTTTCAAATGAAATTCAACAGGCCCaggaaaaaattaaagaagTAGTGGCAGAATCAAGTCAGCTGAAGGAGGAATGTGGTGTGAAACAAAGGGAATATTTAACTCTGTCAGAGACTCATGACACTCATCGAAATGAGACTTTGAATAGAATTAAGGAGTTGGAGGCACAGGTGGCAGGTCTAGTTATTGAGCTCGAATCCGTGAAAAGTCAGAAAAGCGATGCTGATATGCAGATAGAGAGTAAAGAAACTGAAGCAAAGCAACTAAGAGAGGACAATGAGAAGCAGCAGGTCCAAATTTCAGAAATTTCAAATGAAATCCAACAGGCACAGGAGAGAATTGAAGTACTGTCAGTTGAAAAGAATCAATTGGAAGAGAAATTGGGTGAAAAGGAAAGGGAGTATTCAAGTCTCTCTGAGAAGCACGAGTTACACGGAAATGAAAAATCAGCTCAAATTAAAGAATTGGAGGCTCAGGTGACACGCCTGGAACTGGAGCTGGAAACTGTGAGAGGTGAAAACAGAGATTTGGAAGTGAAGATAGAGAGTAAGGAAGCTGAAGCAACTCAACTTAGAGATGGAAATATGGAGCTGCAATCTCAAATTTCGAAACTGGAGTCGATGTCGAATGAGAGAGAAGATGAGCTCTTAACTCTCACGAAGAAACTTGAGGACAACAACAATGAATCAACGTCTAGAACAGCAGATTTGACAACACAGATCAATAATCTGCTAACAGATATGGATTCTTTGCGTGCTCATAAAGTTGAACTGGAACAGCAGATCCTATGTAAAGGTGATGAAGCATCAATTCAAGTCACTGGATTATTGGATCAGGTGAATTCATTGCAGAAAGAACTGGAATCCCTCCACAGGCAGAAAAGCGATTTGGCATCGGAACTCGAGAGCAAGACTCAAGAGATATCAGAGTTTTTGAtacagatacaaaatttgaaagaaGAGATCACAAGCAAGAGTCTGGATCAGCAGAGAATTTTGGAAGAGAAAGAAGGTTTAATTGCTGAAAGTCAGAATTTGGAGGTGAAGATTGAATCAGTTCGGAAACAGAATGATGAAATTGAGGAGCAAGTAAGAAGCAAAATCCATGAGAATGGTGAGTTGAGAGAACAACTCGTGGGGCTAAAGGACAGAATTTCGGAATTGGAGACAACTTTGGCTGAGAAAGAGAATGAAGCTTCAGCTCAGATAACAGCCTTGACAGCCCAAATTAGTGATCTGCAAAAGGAGTTGGATTCTGTCCAAGCTCACAAGCAAGAGCTTTCAGAAAGATTAACCGAAATGGAGAATCACAAGCTCGAATTATCGAGCTCAATCGCGGAACACCAGAGGATgctgaaagaaagagaagaatcacataacaATTTGAAGGAGGAACACACTCAAGTCCATGGTTGGTTTCATGATTGCAAAGCAAAACTTGAAGTTGCAGAAAGGAAGATTGAAACAATGGCGGAAGAGTTCAGTCAAAAATTCGAATCCAAAGATGAAAGAGTAGTTGATATGGAAATGATGATTGAAGACTTGAGAGGAGAATTGGAAGTTAAAGAAGATGAACATCGTACTTTACAAGATAACATTAGAAACATCGAAGTCAAGCTACGTCTCTCAAACCAAAAACTCAGAATCACAGAACAGTTATTAACTGAAAAAGAAGAGAGTTTCAGAAATGCAGAAAAGAAATATcttgaagagaagaaagaacTTGAAGAAAGAGTATCTACATTGTCCAAAGCCATAACAGCTCATCAAACAATGATCAAAGAAATATCCGAGAAAGCAAACAACACCATGATTGGACTCCAAACAGTGATACATAAATTCGAAGAGGAATACAAAACCCATCTTGAATCAATCTCAGTAGTGTCGTACGACGTTGATTTGGCAAAGAATTGGATCAGAGAAACAAACGAAGAAAAGGAGAAGCTGAAGAAGGAAGTGAATTACCTTAGTAGGCAACTTCAAGAGTCGAAACGACAAGAGTTGGAGTTATCAAACAAGGTGGAGAAATTAGAGGTAATAAAGATAAAGGGAGAAAGAGAAAAGGAGAATTTGGTTAGTAAAGTGGGAGAGTTAGAGAAAATGATGGAAGAGAAAAACAAAGGAATTATGGGTTTgggagaagagaagagagaagCCATAAGACAACTCTGTGTTTGGATTGATTATCATAGAAGCAGATATGATTATCTCAAGGAAGCTATGTCCAAAACGACGACGTTGAGAGGCCAAAGGGCAGCCTAG